A region of Diospyros lotus cultivar Yz01 chromosome 3, ASM1463336v1, whole genome shotgun sequence DNA encodes the following proteins:
- the LOC127797414 gene encoding uncharacterized protein LOC127797414, translating to MDTALAAATTMTMLSPATCSAQRLPNSTSIASPWPVTRPNLLDLSASNTFLNSPKISNPNPRNRATALFLTHCSTKPNTDEDNTTDSKGLDAALETRPNFQESTKPSSNQPTSSSNLSISRGLVLDMGPKNSWDSREIGSPVVKRFMGDEEERWYMWYHGRSGGNSDSIGLAVSSNGIHWERGGGRVRSSDDVGLVMNCSKDWWAFDTESIRPNSVVIMSSSKVRANNPVYWLYYTGFTSEKVEFWENSVEFTLQNPERARIPGDEHGRNGNSRVFKSLPGLAMSQDGRHWARIEGEHHTGALFDVGLNGEWDSMFIASPQVVFHGSGDLRMYYHSFDLENGVFAIGIARSRDGIKWLKLGKIIGGGGNGAFDELGATNPHVVRNPRDGKYLMVFEGVAADEERSIGLAVSNDGLKNWQRVQGEPVLKPSEEDGWDNEGVGSPCLVQMDGEEDEWRLYYRGVGNGGQMGIGMAVSQGSEIRSFRRWTGFRL from the coding sequence ATGGACACTGCATTGGCAGCAGCAACCACCATGACCATGCTTAGCCCAGCAACTTGCTCCGCACAAAGACTACCCAATTCAACTTCCATAGCCTCACCATGGCCAGTCACCAGACCAAACCTGCTCGATCTCTCTGCTTCCAACACCTTCCTAAATTCCCCCAAAATttcaaaccctaaccctagaaACAGGGCAACTGCCCTCTTCCTCACTCATTGCTCCACCAAACCAAACACAGACGAAGACAACACAACAGACAGTAAAGGTTTGGATGCAGCCCTCGAAACCAGACCAAATTTCCAAGAATCCACAAAACCCAGCTCAAATCAGCCCACTTCTTCTTCGAATTTGTCGATTTCCAGAGGCCTGGTGCTTGATATGGGGCCCAAGAATTCCTGGGATAGCCGTGAAATTGGCTCTCCAGTTGTGAAGAGATTCATGGGCGATGAGGAGGAGAGGTGGTACATGTGGTACCATGGCAGATCGGGTGGGAATTCGGATTCCATTGGCTTGGCTGTTTCTAGCAATGGCATTCACTGGGAGAGAGGTGGCGGGCGAGTTAGGTCAAGTGACGATGTGGGGTTGGTGATGAATTGCAGTAAGGATTGGTGGGCGTTTGATACAGAGAGCATTAGGCCTAATTCCGTTGTGATCATGTCTAGTTCAAAGGTTAGAGCCAACAATCCTGTGTATTGGCTTTACTATACCGGTTTCACCTCTGAGAAGGTTGAGTTTTGGGAGAATTCTGTGGAATTCACATTGCAGAACCCGGAAAGGGCTCGAATTCCTGGTGATGAACATGGCAGGAATGGAAACAGTAGAGTCTTCAAGTCATTGCCTGGTTTGGCTATGAGTCAAGATGGGAGGCATTGGGCTAGAATTGAGGGGGAGCATCACACGGGGGCTTTGTTTGATGTGGGGTTGAATGGTGAGTGGGATTCCATGTTCATTGCCTCACCACAGGTTGTTTTTCATGGTAGCGGTGATCTTAGGATGTACTATCATTCATTTGATCTGGAAAATGGGGTATTTGCCATTGGCATTGCAAGGTCAAGAGATGGGATTAAATGGTTGAAGTTGGGGAAGATAATTGGGGGAGGAGGAAATGGTGCTTTCGATGAACTTGGGGCGACGAATCCCCATGTCGTGAGGAACCCAAGAGATGGGAAATACTTAATGGTCTTTGAAGGTGTGGCTGCAGATGAGGAGAGGAGTATTGGGTTGGCAGTGTCGAACGATGGCTTGAAGAATTGGCAGAGAGTTCAGGGCGAGCCGGTTTTGAAGCCATCCGAAGAAGATGGATGGGATAATGAAGGTGTGGGATCTCCTTGTCTGGTTCAAATGGAtggggaagaagatgaatgGAGGTTGTATTACAGAGGAGTTGGGAATGGGGGGCAGATGGGAATTGGCATGGCAGTTTCTCAAGGAAGTGAGATTAGAAGCTTCAGAAGATGGACAGGATTTCGCCTTTAG
- the LOC127797415 gene encoding uncharacterized protein LOC127797415 has product MRERGKAVETYSASSNFSDYNYSAASEFPCKKHPSSSSVGICAYCLKDRLVKLVCSDCGEQRLSSCSCSEVSSYRNSSAAEIGSVGRMSFLIENERSDQTKQHHQHQQPSSKPRNGEGSEDFVLLKRSSSSCIAGVKRSGLWRIVRLFRKKREKGCERTSVGAMDDKCEMWVFDYMGGVSRSRSLCSFRGGSFHDPEDSSDFAFSSAKVSDVNGGPLFDSARVSGFSETEPRKSGFRAEKGGLLEPETGLYARDRTVFPVKESSDSARVSGFSESEPRKSGFKADPETAFYPRDRGVFPVKESDFSRMDESGFIDLKLDLSSESKPDVSVLKSTDHPVPVPEVGSLKSGSFLGNHESRGSNGSPMGDAMFRKGGSCRITVNERGIKRDKKGHKVWRWIFRHHPSGRSATKNDENNVLKS; this is encoded by the coding sequence ATGAGGGAGAGAGGCAAGGCTGTGGAAACATACAGCGCCAGCAGCAACTTCTCAGACTACAATTACTCTGCAGCATCAGAATTTCCATGCAAGAAGCAcccatcttcttcatctgtaGGGATCTGTGCTTACTGCCTCAAAGACAGGCTGGTGAAGCTTGTTTGCTCAGATTGTGGAGAGCAGCGCCTCTCTTCTTGCTCTTGCTCTGAGGTCTCTTCCTATAGAAACTCCTCTGCTGCTGAGATTGGAAGTGTTGGGAGAATGTCATTCCTcatagaaaatgaaagaagtGATCAAACCAAGCAGCATCATCAGCATCAGCAGCCCAGTTCAAAGCCGAGAAATGGGGAGGGATCTGAAGATTTTGTGCTGCTAAAGAGGAGCAGCAGCAGCTGTATTGCAGGTGTCAAGAGGAGTGGGCTATGGAGGATTGTGAGGCTGTttaggaagaagagagaaaagggtTGTGAGAGAACAAGTGTTGGAGCGATGGATGACAAATGTGAGATGTGGGTTTTTGATTACATGGGTGGCGTGTCAAGATCCAGGTCTCTCTGCAGCTTCAGGGGTGGAAGCTTTCATGACCCAGAAGATAGCAGTGATTTTGCATTTTCAAGTGCTAAAGTTTCTGATGTTAATGGAGGCCCTCTGTTTGATTCTGCCAGAGTAAGTGGCTTCAGTGAAACAGAGCCAAGAAAGAGTGGATTCAGAGCCGAAAAGGGCGGTCTTCTGGAGCCTGAAACTGGTTTGTATGCTAGAGATAGGACTGTTTTTCCAGTGAAAGAAAGTTCAGATTCCGCCAGAGTAAGTGGCTTCAGTGAATCAGAACCCAGAAAAAGTGGATTTAAAGCTGATCCTGAAACGGCTTTCTATCCCAGAGACAGGGGTGTTTTCCCAGTTAAAGAAAGTGACTTCAGCAGGATGGATGAATCAGGCTTCATTGACTTGAAACTGGATTTATCATCAGAGTCAAAACCAGACGTTTCTGTTCTGAAATCCACTGATCACCCAGTTCCAGTCCCAGAAGTGGGTAGCTTGAAAAGTGGGAGTTTTCTGGGAAACCATGAATCTAGAGGTTCTAATGGGAGTCCCATGGGGGATGCCATGTTCAGAAAAGGGGGTTCTTGTCGTATCACTGTGAATGAAAGAGGAATCAAGAGGGACAAGAAAGGCCACAAGGTTTGGAGATGGATCTTTAGGCACCATCCTAGTGGAAGAAGTGCCACTAAGAATGATGAAAATAATGTTTTGAAGTCTTGA
- the LOC127797038 gene encoding 5'-deoxynucleotidase hdd1-like isoform X3: MAANPSSLSSSSHCSLSLNRSLPHRPHRPSLNLPIPTDPSAPTLVRVRAQSAGSHSGNFSAVPRVDGLEPESVPKTAALSDGGTGASSSSSAIDFLTLCHRLKTTKRKGWINHGIKGPESIADHMYQMALMALIAADLPGVNRERCIKIAIVHDIAEALVGDITPSDGIPKEEKSRREKTALNEMCKVLGGGPRAEEIKELWEEYENNSSIEANIVKDFDKVEMILQALEYEVEKLP; encoded by the exons ATGGCAGCAAATCCCTCTtccctctcttcctcctctcaCTGTTCCCTCTCTCTGAACCGTTCTCTCCCCCACCGCCCCCACCGACCCTCTCTGAACCTTCCCATCCCCACCGACCCTTCCGCTCCGACTCTCGTCCGTGTTCGGGCCCAAAGCGCCGGTTCGCACTCCGGCAACTTCTCGGCGGTCCCTAGGGTTGACGGTTTGGAGCCTGAATCAGTCCCCAAGACGGCCGCCCTTTCGGATGGCGGGACGGGAGCTTCGTCGTCTTCGTCGGCCATAGATTTCCTCACTTTGTGCCATCGTCTTAAG ACCACAAAGCGGAAGGGATGGATCAATCATGGGATAAAGGGTCCTGAGTCGATTGCTGATCACATGTATCAAATGGCATTGATGGCTTTGATTGCTGCTGACCTTCCCGGTGTGAATAGGGAAAG GTGTATCAAGATAGCAATTGTGCATGACATTGCAGAAG CACTTGTTGGAGATATAACACCGTCAGACGGTATtcccaaagaagaaaagagcAGACGGGAGAAGACAGCTTTAAATGAAATGTGCAAAGTTCTAGGTGGAGGGCCGAGGG ctgaagaaattaaagaactaTGGGAAGAGTATGAAAATAATTCCTCCATCGAGGCTAATATTGTGAAAGATTTTGACAAA GTCGAAATGATTCTGCAAGCACTGGAATATGAAGTGG